From the genome of Fibrobacter sp. UWT2:
GACCGAATTTCTGGGCCATTTCCTTATACTTGCGGCCCACGGCTCCCTTCTGGGCGGGACTATAGACTTCAATCCCTTGCACGCCCCATTCCACCATATTCTCGATGAATTCATCGGAAAGGCCCGACTTGTAGGGGTGGGCGAGTACGGCGATTCCGCCGGCATTTTCGATGAGTTTGATGGTCTGCTGTGGGTTCAGGCCCTTCTTTTCGACAAAGGCGACACAGCCGTCACCTAGGTACTTGGTGAAGGCTTCCGAGAAATTGGAGATGTATTCTTCGTCCACCATGGACATGGCGATGTGCGGGCGGCCAATCACTTTACCCTTGCAGTAGCTCACGACCTTTTCGTAGGTAATGTCGATACCCAGGGCGTTCAGCTTCTTGATGATTGCCTTGGCGCGAGTGACACGCTGTTTGGCAAAATCCTGCAGTTCCATGTTCAGGGCGAGGTTCGTCGGGTCGCAGAAATAACCGAGGATATGAATGTCCTTGCCCTGCCACACGGCGGAAATTTCGATGCCAGGAATGATTTCGAGGCCGATTTCCTTGGCAGGTTCTACAGCCAGGTTGTAGCTGTCCAAGTTGTCGTGGTCGGTAATGGAAATGCAACGGAGCCCCTTGCGCTTGCAAAGGGTCAGCAGTTCTTCGACCGAAAGGTTACCATCCGAGAGCTTGGTGTGCATGTGGAGGTCCGCATAGCCACCGCTTTCGGTTATGATGGTGGAATACCCTTTTTGCATCACTTGGCCCCGTAGTAGTATTGGCTAATCAAGGCCGCTTCGCTGGATTGGGCAGGTTTCAGGCACACGTTCAAGAAGGGGAAACAGTTTTCGTCGGCAAAGCCGATTCTGCAACCTGCGCCACAGACTTTAGCCAAGTAAAGGGTGGGGAGGAAGGCTTCGCCCAGGTAAATGCATACATCCGGCTTGTAGGCCCTGAATTTGTATTCCAACTCTTCGAAGGCGTTTTCACCATAGCGACATTCCAGGTCGGTATAGTAGACAGCGGTTGCACGCCTAGCAGAAATCAGAACTTGCTGCGATTCGTGAGCGCAAAGGAGGGCGTTCTTGAAAAATACATCGGGCATAGCACGCACGAATGCGGCCGTTTTTTCCAAGTTACGGTCCAGAAAAACGAGAGTTTTCGGATTCCCTTTCAAGGATGCCGGAAAATCGAACACACCGGAGTCTTCGCCAGCTTGACTTAAAAACCATTTAAACAACGATTCCTTTTTGCTGAATCGTTTAAAAAAGTATTTAAAACTATCCTTAAAATACGGTGACGGTTTCACGTAAACTCCAGTACAAAATTCAACGAAAATATACTAATTTTGCGCCATGCCTAAACAGAAATTCTATGCGATAAAGTCCCCGAACGAAAGCAAAATCGTCATGACTTGGGCCGAATGCGAAAAATTGACCCATGGGGTCAAAGGAGTGCTCTTTAAATCCTTTGGTTCCCGTGCCGAAGCGGAAGCATGGATCTCTGGAATGGAGGCTCCCGTGCCCGAAGGCTTACGCGTTTTTGTAGACGGATCCTTCTCGCCGGGATTTGCGAAATCGGGTTGGGCATTCGTTGTGACCGAAAATGATAAAGAAATCGCCCGCGGTTCTGGCATTACGGCTTTTGATGCTGAAAGTCGTAACATAGACGGCGAAGTGATGGCCTCTTACCAAGCCATGCGCTGGCTCGATGCCAACGACAAATGCGGCGTCATTTGCCACGACTATGAAGGCATTGCGCGTTGGGCCAAAGGCGAATGGCAGGCCAAGAGCAATATCGCCAAGCGTTACGTGGCGGCGGCACAGCCTTACTTGCACCGTGTGAGTTTTGAAAAGGTGGAAGCCCATACCGGTGTCAAGTGGAACGAACTTGTGGACAAACTAGCAAAGGATGCCATTGCCCGCGCCAAGAAATAATTCTTGCAAACAAAGTTTGACGAATTGTAAAAAATGAAGAATCCTGCAAATACTTGTTTGCAGGATTTTGTGTTTTTTTGCAGTTTTGGCCGGTCTGTGACTAAATTTGTTTTGCCGATGTATGTCGGCAATTTGCTATCCACCCGATGGCGAATTTTCAGTTGGGAAGCTCCGCCAGATTCTAGATGCGGCGGGGCTTCTTTATTTCTTGCGGTCTTGCCAGGTGCTTTCGTTAAAGAGCTGACCTTCGGAAAGGCCGTACTTTTCTTGAATTCCGGCCTCGCGGATTGCGTCTTCGATGGTGATTTTTCCGCGAATGGCCTGCGTGTAAATGACAACCTTGCGGCGCACGGTTTCGGCGTCTTCGGTGAGCATTTCAAGGCGGTAGTGGTTGACTCCGGCGGCGTTGAGTTTTGGCAAAAGCTTTAGCGCCGATTGCGGCTTACCTACAAAGAGCGTGTTGCGGCATTCAGCGTCACTCTGCAAGAAGTGGCGTTCGCCCTTATGGTCCAGGATTTCCACCTTATGCTTGGTGCAAATTTTTCCACATTCGGGGAAGCGGCGACCCGTCGTGAGCGCGCGGGCGAAGGCGCAGTATTCCGAATGGAAGGCGGGCATGTACTGGTGCAATGTGAGTTCTAGGCGCTGTCCGTCGATGTTTTCGAGAAGGTCAAAGAGCTGCGTGCTGTTAAGGTCCCAAGAGGGGTGGAGCGTCGAAAGACCCTGCGAAAGGAGCCAGTCGTAGCTTGCGCTGTTGGCGGCGTTCAGGCTGTAGTCGCCCGTGAGCGGGATTCCGCTTTCTTTAAGGATGGAAAGCGCCCCCAGATTTCGCACCAGTGCAAAGTCCGGGCAAAGCCGCAGAATATTCTTGAGGTAATGGCTTTCGCCCGGCTTGTGGATGCGAAGCGTCGCCATGCCCGCCTTGAATCCGAAGTCGCGAATCTGCTGCAGGGATTCGTCGTATTTGACGCCCCAGTCGAAATCCATAATGACGCGGTCAATGTCGAGGCCCTTGAGGGCGGCAATCTGGTCGGGGTTGCGGACGAGTACGCTGATGATCGGGTGCTTGGCGTCGGTGACTGGTGTAGCGGACGCAAAAGTCGTGCCACTGGTAGATGCGCCGGACTTGAACTTGGCGCGGGTGCTTTCGAGGAATGCCTTGCCATCATCCGCCTTAGGCGAAAGAACCTTCCATTGGCAGCGAATTTCATCGAGCTTTTCGGCGGCATTTTGGCGCAGTGTCCTCAGGACTTTTCCCGGGATAAATGCGCCGCGGTCCACTTGAATGTCCAGGTGCTTTAGCTGGTAAGCGGTAGCACTAAGGCCCGAAAGTTCCTTCTGCGCCAAATCATGGAGGGCCTTGTCCGCTTCGTTTTTGCTGCGATTTTCACTGTTGCGTGCGGCTTCAAGGGGTGTTTCAGCCACGACTTCTGCGGAATGATGCAGCCCGTCGCTCATTGTAAGCTTCAGGGGTTCGCCGATTTTCCCGGAAAGAACCATGTTCACGGGGATGCGTTCTTCGAGATTGCGGTCCGTGAAAGTCTTTCGCAGTTCACGTTCGAGCGCAGGGGAGTCGTTGCGGTAAACCTGCATGCCGACAGCGATTTGGCGGGTATCGAAATCACGCCCGAATTCCATACGCAGGTACTTGGGCTCGCCGCGCTTCGGGTGCGGCAAATGGGTGACTTGCGCGGCGTAGAGTCTGCTGCCGATACTTACGCCCAATGCTGCATTTTCGAAGAGGATGCCGTCGCCGGGTTGCGGGTAGGTGGAGCCAACCGATTCATCCAGGGCGACGATAATCTGCCCGCGGTCGGTTTTTGCGACTTGCCCGAGGGCCATGCCATGGTGATTGCTGAAGGTTCCGTTCACCAGCTCCTGATGGTTATCACCATCGAGCCAGCCGGTATTGAGTCCTCGGCTGAAAAGCACTTCTAACGGTTCCATGTCCTTGGAATCGAGCGGAATCTGGTTCAAAGCCTTGCGGTAGGCGCGGGATACGGCAGCAACATATTCGGGGCTCTTAAGGCGGCCTTCGACTTTTAGCGAATTTACGCCGATTTCTTCCAATTCGTCCAATTTCGGAAGGGCGCACAGGTCGCGAGTGCTAAAGAGGTATTGGGCGTCGGTGTCGCGGAATTCCTTGCCGTCCACAAAAATGCGGTAGGGAAGGCGGCAACTTTGGGCACACTGGCCGCGATTGGCGCTGCGTCCGCCAAAATTTTCGCTGGTCAGGCACTGGCCCGAATAGCTCACGCAAAGGGCCCCGTGAATAAAAACTTCGAGTTCCAGGTCGGTTCCACCCTTGATGGCTGCGATTTCTTTGACCGAAAGTTCGCGGGCGAGAACGGCGCGGTTAAAACCGATGGATTTTACCAGATTGACGCCTTCGGCGCTTGCAAGCGTCATCTGGGTGCTGGCATGAATCTCTTGCTGCGGGGCAATGGCACGGATGAGTCTGGCCAGACCGATGTCCTGAATAATGAAGGCATCGGGCTCCAGGGAGATGATTTTCTCCAGAAATTCGGGCAATTCCCAAAGTTCTCGCTCGAAAACCAGCACGTTCATGGCCAAGAAGGTGCGGACCCCGCGAATGCGGGCGTAGCGGATCATGTCACGGACATCGTCGAACGTAAAGTCTTCGGTGCGGCCTCGGGCGTTCCAGTGGGGGACTCCAAAGTAAACCGCATCGGCTCCGTTTTTAACGGCGGCTTCGAGCATTTCACGGGTTCCCACCGGCAAAAGCAGTTCCGGCGATGTCGTTGCGCTAATCATATAGACAAAGATAGAAAACTTGGTATAATTCTTCTTTTTTTTTCTATATTCTGCGCATGAAATTCAAAATTACTTTATCTGCAATCCTCTTTTCTGTTTTCGCTGTTTTTTCCCTTTCTGGCTGCACCGACGAGGCCACTTTGGCCGAAATGAACCGTCTTGCACAAGAAAATGCGATTCTTTTGAATAAGGTGGATTCTTTAAAGAAAAACCTCGATTCTTTGACCGCTTACGGCGATTCTGTCAAAAAATCGCTCGAAAAGCTCGATATGCATCCTTAAACCGCCACCGGCAGAGCGGTTTTGGGGATATTTCTTAACCGTCAATCCCCAATCATTTAACAGTTTTGTTATATTTGCGCCCGTGGCTCACAATGGCCTTCTGCTGCGGCAGAGGCCCCTTAAATAGTTTCGCTGGCCCAATTTGCCCGAAACCTTATCGCCGTCAAGCCTCTCAGGAGGCGCTAGTAAGATGGCTTTAAGCACACACAAACACGAACCAGCCACACCGCCTGCGGGTTTATTTCCAGCCTGCACCTGCGGTCAACCCTTACTTATGAGGTGCCCCGAATGGAATACATCGCACTCGCACTCTCACTCGTTGCAGTGATTCTGTGCATCGTTATCCTCACGAAGGTTAACAAGCTCCTTACCATGCTTCGTACCCCGATTTTCAAGAAGCTCACCCCGGACATGAACTTGAAGCCGGCTTCCCGTCGCCCGATCAGCGCACAGGAAATGGCTCAGCGCGGTGAACGCAAGGAAAATCGCCAGAACAACAATGGCAAGGACCGTCCTGCTAAGGAAAATCGCGAAAATCGCGCCGCTGACAAACAGCAGCAGCCCGCTCGCGACCGTAATGAACAACGTGACCGTGGCAACCGCCGCGATCGTCGCGACCGCCGCGAAGGCCGTCGCGAACAGAACGTTGAAGCTCAGAACGTAGCTGCCGAAGCCCAGGCTCCCGCAGCTGCAGCTCCCGCCGTCGAAGCCGCTCCGGCCGCAGCTCCTGAAGCTCGCCGCCCGCTCGCTCCGCGTATTCCGGTTGAAACTCCGGCCGCTCCTGCCGTTGAAGCCCCGGTCGCTGCCCCTGCAGCACCTGCCGCTGAACCCGCAGTCGAAGCCGTCGAAACCACCTTCGATCCGTCCAAGGTCCGCTACGGCCGCCGCAACGTGATCAAGAAGGCTCCGGAACTCGCCGACGAAGACTAATTGAGCACGCGTTTATAACGCTAAAAAATCCCTCGGTTCTTACCGAGGGATTTTTAATTTATATAAAGCAGCGGCGCGACGATTATTCCTAACCACTAACCACTGTCTACTGCCTACTTCCTACTAGAATTCCACGAGGCCCTTGTCGGCGTCGGCGAGAATCACCTTGGTCGCCATGCCCACGAACAGGCCGTGGCCCACGATACCCACGATGTGTTCCAGGTCGCGGGCGAGCTTGTCCGGATTCTCGATAATGCCGAACTTGGCGTCTGCAATCAGGTTGCCGCTGTCGCTAATCACCGGGCCGTCCTTGCCGGGAGCACCCATACGCACCTTGAGGTCGCCGCCGAGCTTCTTCACTCGTTCGGTCACCACGGCGATAGCGCCTGGGATGATTTCCAGCGGTACTGCGAACTTTTCGCCGAGCTTGTTCACCTTCTTGCCGCTGTCCGCGATAATCACGTAGTTGTCCGTCATCGAGGCAACGATCTTTTCGAGCAGGTGGGCAGCGCCACGGCCCTTGATCAAATTGCGCTGGTCGTCGATTTCGTCGGCACCGTCGATCACCATGTCCAGGTGAGAAACTTCGCCCATTTCCTTCAGCGGAATGCCGAGGCTACGGCACTGCAGCGTGGTGCTCCAGCTCGTGCTTACGCCAACCACATGCAGGCCTTCCGTCTTGATACGCTCGGCAAGGCGGTTCACCATATGGGCGGCGGTGCTACCCGTTCCAAGACCCACGGTCATGCCGTCTTTGATCATATCTGCCGCGCGAACGCCTGCAGCCTTCTTGAGTTCGTCCATCGATGCCATTAGCGCCATCTCCTGTTGTGGTTGTTGTCGTCAAAATCTTCGCCGTCGGCTCCGTCGAAGCCGTCGTCAAAATGGTCAAAATCTTCTTCGCGGTCGGGGTAGCCGGTTTCGAGCTCGGTAAAACTCGGTTGCTCGATAGCGACCACCGTCACGTCAAAAGTCAGGTCCTTGCCCGCAAAGGGGTGGTTCCCGTCCACGACCACCGTGTCCTTCTTGATTTCCTTAATCGTGTAGATTCCGTCGGATTCCTCGTCGTCGTCCAGGTTCAGCCCGTCCACGAACTCATCGGCCGTTTCCGGCAGCTGGAATTCGCGCACGTCCTCGTCCATGTACATCTCGAGCTCCATGCCGAGCCAAATTTCGCCCACCTCGCGGAGTTCGTCCTTCGGGACCTCCATCACCAAGTCGGGGCGGTAGGGGCCATAGCCCTGTTCGAACGGAATATCGACAGAAAAACTTTCATTCAAGTGACGGCCTTCCAGCGCGTCTTCAAGCCCCGGAATAATGTTGTTGAACCCGTGAATGTACACGAACGGGTAGCTCGTGGGCACTTCTTCGAGAATCTTTCCGGTGCGTTCCTTCAAGGAATAGGCAATGCTGACCTTCAGCTTGTCTTGAATCATTTCCATACGCGCGCAAATATAGTTAAAAATGGGGGGGAAGAATCCGCCTGCTCCGCACGCCATATATGGAATCGGCGGCCTTTCGACCGCCACGTTTGTTTAAAGATTTACTTCAAGTTGCGAATTTTAGCTTCCGGAAGTCCCGTATAAGAAACAATCTTTTGAAGAGGCTCTTTATTTTCAAGCATTTTCTTCGCAATATCCATTTTCGTCGAATACTCGGCTACAGCCCGGTCGAAATCGCTCATGTCTACAGTCATAAGATACCTCGAACTGAAATTACATAATTTCACCTCGTTTTGCAAGAGCTTGAACACGGGATCGTTCGCAAATTCACTGAAATCGGCTTCGCGATTCAACGTGTCAATAGCACGGAGCCACTGAGCCAAGCGGCAGTTGTCGCCGACATAGTCCTTCGCGTTCTTGAGAAACTTCGCCACTTCAACCAACGTCACTGTCTGGCGGTCAAAGTAAACCTCCTGTTCCTGATTTTTTAGCTGCACCGTATGGCGATAATTCGGCGACTTCGCGAACGCGTCAAAGAACTGGAAACTGACCACGTGCAAGTTTTCGAGTTGCGGAACTTCGCCCTGTTTCACCATATTGTTTGTAAGGCGGGCCACGTAAAGGACAAGACGATCCTTGAACAAGGAATTGCTGTCCTCGTGTTGTACCTCAATCGAAATGCGGTCACGCGGTGCATCTGATCCGCGATCATTCGTCAGCAAAATGTCCGGTTCGATACTGTGGTAACCAAGCTCGCCAGGAATGAATGGGTTCACGAGCTTCGGATTAGCGATGCGGTCCGAGCCGATCAAGCCCAGAGCCGCATTCACAAGGTCCGTCGTGAGAATCAGGTTCTTTTCATTGGCAAGGATTTTCTTGATGCATCCGTCGTTGTAGAAATACACGTTCCTGTGTTCGTATTGTTTGACAAATGCGTCGATGTCCTGCCCGTTATCGTTTGCGTTCCTGAGTTTGCCGAGAAATTGAGCAAAATCGTTTCTTTCCATTATTTTTTCCTAAACCGGGGAACAGCCCCCGAAAAGCGAATAGAGAGTTGTCCCTATCTTTATATATACACGCTTTTTTAGGCAAAATTGAGACTGAATTCAATGTAAAAAGATGTTAAATCCAGTTCTAGCGAAGCCAAATCTTGCTCAAGCGAACATACAACCTTCGTTGGATTTTCTAATGGCCAGTTGCAAGTATCTGCAATGTATGAAACTGATGTACGAGTATATCCGCAAATCTATACTTCTAGCAGTTTTCGACCAATTTTATGGATTTCGTCACAAATCATTTTCTGACGTTCCGGTGATGGGTGCTTTTATTACTATATTACAGCCATGCTATACGGTATTTGTTCTGATATCCATTCTAACGCGGTGGCTTTCGAGGCGGTTCTTGCCTCTATGAAGGACAACGGGGTAGAACGGAGGGTTTGTCTTGGTGATTTAGTGGGTTATGGTGCTGATCCTGACGAAAGCGTTCGTCTGGCTCGCGAAAATATGGACATTTGCATTATCGGTAACCACGACAGCGTGGCGATCAAGCATGAGTCCAGCGCCGGATTCAACCCCTATGCCAAGCAAGCCATCGAATGGACGCAGAACCACTTGTCGGAAGATTCGATTTCGTATTTGCGTTCGCTGCCGTACATTTGCGAAGAAAACGATATTTGCTTTGTGCACGCCTCTCCGCTTTCGCCTGCGGACTGGGTGTACGTGACCGAACTCGAAGATGCTCTCGATGCCTTTGAGCATTTCAAGGGCCGCTACTGCTTTGTGGGCCATACGCACAGTCCGGTAATTGTGGCGAGCCGCCCGAACGCAATCCCCAAGATTCTGGACGAATACGAATACAGAATCGAGGACACGGAACGCCTGTTGGTGAACGTGGGCAGCGTAGGCCAGCCGCGTGACCGCGATCCGCGCTCCTGCTGGTGCCTGCTGGATACTGAGACCATGTGCGTGCGCTTGATTCGCGTCGATTACGATGTGTTCGAAACGCAGGAACGCATGAGAAAGGCCGGCATGCCGAGCTTCCTCATCGACCGCCTCAGTGTGGGCAGGTAAATAGTAGACAGTAGGAAGTAGACGGTAGACAGTAACTTCCTATTTCTAACTTCCAACTTCCTACTTCTAACTTCCTACTAAATCATGAAATGGGTTCTCGCTGTTTTTGGTAAGGCTGGTTCGCCGTTCATTGCCGACGAGGTCGACAAGTATGTCAAGCGTTTGCGTGGGGGAATGTTCCCGCTCGAAGTCGTGGAACTCAAGGAATCCAAGATAGACGACCGCGTGCAGGCGTTGGCGCAGGAAGCGGCCCTGTTCGACAAGAAATTCCCGAAGTCCGAATACAAACGCGTTATTTTGTCCGAAGAGGGCAAGTTGATGGACACGGTCAAGCTGTCGGATACGCTCCGGGATCGTTTTCCGGGAAATATCGTGTTCTTGATCGGATCGGCTTACGGCATCGACGAGAACCTGAAAAAGACGGCCGACTTGCTTCTTTCGCTTTCGCCGTTGACGTTTACTCATGACCATGCCCGCGTGCTTTTCGCCGAACAGCTTTACCGCGTTCAGATGGTCATGCAAAATCATCCTTATCACCATAGATAATCGCCTGCGCTAAACTAAATTTTTTTGATTTTTATCAAAAAATCCCTTGACAAGACCCCTAATTAATTCTATTATTGTGCGCGTCCTAAGCGACTATGGATGATTAGCTCAGTTGGTAGAGCAGCTGACTCTTAATCAGCGGGTCGCAGGTTCGACCCCTGCATCATCCACGAAAACCTCTCCTCACGGAGAGGTTTTTTACTATATTTGGCGCCATGAATTCCGAAATCGAAAAACGCCGCACTTTTGCTATTGTCAGCCACCCTGACGCGGGTAAGACCACCATCACCGAAAAGTTCCTCTGGTACGGAAACGTGATTCGCGAAGCGGGCCACGTGCGCGCCAAGGCAAACCGCAGCTACACGGTGAGTGACTGGATGAAGATCGAACAGCAGCGTGGTATTTCGGTTTCGAGTTCCGTGCTGAATTTCCCGTTCGAAGGTTGCATGTTCAACCTGGTCGATACCCCGGGGCACCAGGACTTCTGCGAAGACACCTACCGCGCCCTGACCGCTGTGGATGCCGCCCTCGTGCTTATCGATAGCGTGAACGGTGTGGAAAAGCAGACCATCAAGCTTATGGACGTGTGCCGCATGCGCCATACGCCCATCATCACGTTCATCAACAAGATGGACTTGGATGGCCGCCACGTGCTCGACCTGCTCGACGAAATTGAAAGCATCTTGAAAATCAAGGTCGCCCCCTTTACGCTCCCCATTGGCGTGGGTAAGCTTTTCAAGGGCGTGTATTCCATTGCCGAAAACACATTCCATACCTTCAATAAAGAAGAAGGCCATCAGGAAATCATCCAGATGGATGGCCCGGACGATCCGCGCCTCGTAGAAATGTGCGGCGAAAACTGGGTCGCTCAGTTCAAGGAAGAATACGAGATGGTGACCGGTGCCATGGACCCGTTCGACCACGAAAAGTTCCTGAAGGGCGAAATGTGCCCCGTGTTCTTCGGTTCTGCGGTGAACAACTTCGGTGTGCGCCAGCTGCTGAACGCCTTTGCGAAGCTTGCGCCGCCCCCGATGGTGCGCGAAACCGACAAGCGCCCGGTAAGCCCCGACGAAAACGCCTTCAGCGCCTTCGTGTTCAAGATTCAGGCCAATATGGATCCCAAGCACCGCGACCGTACAGCATTCCTGCGCATTTGCTCGGGTAGCTTTACTCGTGGCGAAAAGGTTTTCCATGTGCGTACGGGCCGCGAAATCCGCTTGGCTGCTCCGACAGCATTCCTCGCCAAGGACAAGGAAGTGATCGATCACGCCTGGGCGGGCGATATCGTGGGTATTAACGACCCGGGTCTGTTCCGCATTGGCGATACGTTGACTGACGGCGAAAAAATCAACTTTACCGGCATTCCGGATTTTGCTCCGGAACACTTCGCCCGCGTAACGCTCCTGAACCCGCTTAAGTCTAAGCAGATGGCGAAGGGCCTTGCCGAACTGAGCGAAGAAGGTGCAACCCAGCTGTACGAACCGCTCAAGTCCGCTATTCCTGTGATTGGCGTGGTGGGCGAGTTGCAGTTCGACGTGCTCAAGTTCCGTCTGCAGAGTGAATACGGCGCCGACGTGTCGCTGGACCGCGTGCCTGCTCACGGAATCCGCTGGGTGTCTGGCCCCGAAAAGGATGTCGCCAAGTTCGCCGAAGAATACGCGATGGACTGCATGATGGACAAGGAACGCAACCTCGTTTGCCTGTTCCCCAACGAATACCGTCTGAACCTCGCTATCAAGAACTACGAGAACTTGACGTTCGCCGCTACCTCGCAGGGCTAGATTTAAGGTAAAATTGAAAATTTTACTTGCATAGGCTCCGGTCTGAATATACATTTAGAATGGTGTTCGGATTGGAGTCTTTATGAATTTTACGGGGTCGCTTAAACTCCTTACTGTTTCTGCTTTTTTGACGGCTTGCCTTGCGGGCAATGCCTTTTCGGCTGTTGAATACACTTTGCACAAGTCTGCGAATCCGACTGCCGACGAGCAAGATGCCTACAAGCGAATCACGACGGTAATGGATTCTGCAGTCAAGCTTTACAATACCTATTCGAATCTTTCGAAGTACATCAACGTGTATTACGCACCGGGCGTGCCCACGGCCGAAGCCAGCAGCAACGGTGACTTGCGCTTTGGTGAAAACCGCAGCTACATGGTGGTACCGACAGCCATGCACGAGATGGGACACACGATGGGTATCGGGACCACGTCGGAATATGCGGCAACGTGTGTAGATGGAGTCTTCAGGAACGACAAAGTTCAGGCGAAACTTCGTGAGATGGATGGCCCGAACGCGGAACTCCATTGCGACCGTCAGCATATCTGGCCCTACGGTTTGAACCAGGCGAGCGAAGCCAAGTCCGAGCAGGACCTGATCAACCATGTGATTCTCGTGGAAACCATTTACCAGCAACTGTTCAAGGTGGCGTTTTTCAAAGAGGGGAGAATCAAGTCTCTTGGCGATACCAAGAAGTGCATGGGGATTACTTCGAGTAACGCTCTGGAATTGATGGATTGTAAGGATACGGCGACCTTCGTGAAGATTTTCTCGGTGGGCGACAACCCGGTTACATACTACATTCAGCTCGGGAACCGCGTCGTGGATATCCCGAACGAATCCACAGCGGCTGGCATTAGAGCGGCGACCTACGGTTACAATGGCGGCGCTCACCAGCGGTATGTATTTGAAGGCGCTCCGGTCAATACACCGAACGCATTCTACCTCAAGAATTACAAGAGCGGGCATTATCTGCAGTCGGTGGAAAATACCGTCGTGCAGAATCCGAAACAGCAGAACGATTCGTTCATCTGGCAGATTCAGGAAACTATCGAGGAAGATACTTCGGCTACAGACACTTCAGCTGCAGATACCTCTGTCGCGGATACGAGCAAGAAGGATACTTCCAAGACGGCTATTGCTGCAAGGCAAATTGTACACACGCAGCAGCTCCGGTTGCCGACGAGAACCTTCGACCTGAAGGGACGCGCCGTTCGCAAGCAGACGCTAAGCCGCGGGCGCGGAACGATTCTATTTAACAGGTGAAATCAATTTTAAAAGCTAATTCCGAACCAAGTTCAGGGTGACTTGAAAAACGAAAAAGACCTTTCAGAGAAAGGTCTTT
Proteins encoded in this window:
- the rpiA gene encoding ribose-5-phosphate isomerase RpiA, with translation MASMDELKKAAGVRAADMIKDGMTVGLGTGSTAAHMVNRLAERIKTEGLHVVGVSTSWSTTLQCRSLGIPLKEMGEVSHLDMVIDGADEIDDQRNLIKGRGAAHLLEKIVASMTDNYVIIADSGKKVNKLGEKFAVPLEIIPGAIAVVTERVKKLGGDLKVRMGAPGKDGPVISDSGNLIADAKFGIIENPDKLARDLEHIVGIVGHGLFVGMATKVILADADKGLVEF
- a CDS encoding PD-(D/E)XK nuclease family transposase; this translates as MERNDFAQFLGKLRNANDNGQDIDAFVKQYEHRNVYFYNDGCIKKILANEKNLILTTDLVNAALGLIGSDRIANPKLVNPFIPGELGYHSIEPDILLTNDRGSDAPRDRISIEVQHEDSNSLFKDRLVLYVARLTNNMVKQGEVPQLENLHVVSFQFFDAFAKSPNYRHTVQLKNQEQEVYFDRQTVTLVEVAKFLKNAKDYVGDNCRLAQWLRAIDTLNREADFSEFANDPVFKLLQNEVKLCNFSSRYLMTVDMSDFDRAVAEYSTKMDIAKKMLENKEPLQKIVSYTGLPEAKIRNLK
- a CDS encoding 23S rRNA (pseudouridine(1915)-N(3))-methyltransferase RlmH, which translates into the protein MKWVLAVFGKAGSPFIADEVDKYVKRLRGGMFPLEVVELKESKIDDRVQALAQEAALFDKKFPKSEYKRVILSEEGKLMDTVKLSDTLRDRFPGNIVFLIGSAYGIDENLKKTADLLLSLSPLTFTHDHARVLFAEQLYRVQMVMQNHPYHHR
- a CDS encoding PHP domain-containing protein translates to MQKGYSTIITESGGYADLHMHTKLSDGNLSVEELLTLCKRKGLRCISITDHDNLDSYNLAVEPAKEIGLEIIPGIEISAVWQGKDIHILGYFCDPTNLALNMELQDFAKQRVTRAKAIIKKLNALGIDITYEKVVSYCKGKVIGRPHIAMSMVDEEYISNFSEAFTKYLGDGCVAFVEKKGLNPQQTIKLIENAGGIAVLAHPYKSGLSDEFIENMVEWGVQGIEVYSPAQKGAVGRKYKEMAQKFGLVGTGGSDFHTESGAYPPNCMKMPYSVVNALRERREKLRAEWY
- a CDS encoding peptidylprolyl isomerase; this encodes MEMIQDKLKVSIAYSLKERTGKILEEVPTSYPFVYIHGFNNIIPGLEDALEGRHLNESFSVDIPFEQGYGPYRPDLVMEVPKDELREVGEIWLGMELEMYMDEDVREFQLPETADEFVDGLNLDDDEESDGIYTIKEIKKDTVVVDGNHPFAGKDLTFDVTVVAIEQPSFTELETGYPDREEDFDHFDDGFDGADGEDFDDNNHNRRWR
- a CDS encoding U32 family peptidase, giving the protein MISATTSPELLLPVGTREMLEAAVKNGADAVYFGVPHWNARGRTEDFTFDDVRDMIRYARIRGVRTFLAMNVLVFERELWELPEFLEKIISLEPDAFIIQDIGLARLIRAIAPQQEIHASTQMTLASAEGVNLVKSIGFNRAVLARELSVKEIAAIKGGTDLELEVFIHGALCVSYSGQCLTSENFGGRSANRGQCAQSCRLPYRIFVDGKEFRDTDAQYLFSTRDLCALPKLDELEEIGVNSLKVEGRLKSPEYVAAVSRAYRKALNQIPLDSKDMEPLEVLFSRGLNTGWLDGDNHQELVNGTFSNHHGMALGQVAKTDRGQIIVALDESVGSTYPQPGDGILFENAALGVSIGSRLYAAQVTHLPHPKRGEPKYLRMEFGRDFDTRQIAVGMQVYRNDSPALERELRKTFTDRNLEERIPVNMVLSGKIGEPLKLTMSDGLHHSAEVVAETPLEAARNSENRSKNEADKALHDLAQKELSGLSATAYQLKHLDIQVDRGAFIPGKVLRTLRQNAAEKLDEIRCQWKVLSPKADDGKAFLESTRAKFKSGASTSGTTFASATPVTDAKHPIISVLVRNPDQIAALKGLDIDRVIMDFDWGVKYDESLQQIRDFGFKAGMATLRIHKPGESHYLKNILRLCPDFALVRNLGALSILKESGIPLTGDYSLNAANSASYDWLLSQGLSTLHPSWDLNSTQLFDLLENIDGQRLELTLHQYMPAFHSEYCAFARALTTGRRFPECGKICTKHKVEILDHKGERHFLQSDAECRNTLFVGKPQSALKLLPKLNAAGVNHYRLEMLTEDAETVRRKVVIYTQAIRGKITIEDAIREAGIQEKYGLSEGQLFNESTWQDRKK
- a CDS encoding viroplasmin family protein, with the protein product MPKQKFYAIKSPNESKIVMTWAECEKLTHGVKGVLFKSFGSRAEAEAWISGMEAPVPEGLRVFVDGSFSPGFAKSGWAFVVTENDKEIARGSGITAFDAESRNIDGEVMASYQAMRWLDANDKCGVICHDYEGIARWAKGEWQAKSNIAKRYVAAAQPYLHRVSFEKVEAHTGVKWNELVDKLAKDAIARAKK
- a CDS encoding metallophosphoesterase, whose product is MLYGICSDIHSNAVAFEAVLASMKDNGVERRVCLGDLVGYGADPDESVRLARENMDICIIGNHDSVAIKHESSAGFNPYAKQAIEWTQNHLSEDSISYLRSLPYICEENDICFVHASPLSPADWVYVTELEDALDAFEHFKGRYCFVGHTHSPVIVASRPNAIPKILDEYEYRIEDTERLLVNVGSVGQPRDRDPRSCWCLLDTETMCVRLIRVDYDVFETQERMRKAGMPSFLIDRLSVGR